In Miniphocaeibacter halophilus, the following proteins share a genomic window:
- a CDS encoding HAD family hydrolase, translating into MYKIVCLDLDGTLLNDDKQISQFNLQVLEALHYKGIEIAIATGRGLSKTADLIKNFNFPHIIIANNGAIAKYSNFNNILFYNPIDYKSYEKILDISSTRNMYPYLHIFDSQKERSLIIPNEVEKEKHIGSVSRLDEIIHRKEAGVEELENILSVVYIDEVEKVHKLNEDILKLRLDLSTHMLSSFSKGNIMVEYLNPLAQKSIGISNYLKFKKISWKEVISFGDDNNDIEMIKASGLGICMKNGSDLLKLNSRYISRYTNNEDGVGRELVEIFGGIL; encoded by the coding sequence ATGTATAAAATAGTATGTTTAGATTTAGATGGAACATTGCTAAATGACGATAAGCAAATTTCACAATTTAATTTACAAGTATTGGAAGCTTTGCATTATAAGGGAATTGAAATTGCTATTGCAACAGGAAGAGGACTTAGTAAAACTGCTGATTTAATAAAAAATTTTAATTTTCCACATATAATTATCGCTAATAATGGAGCTATTGCAAAATATAGTAATTTTAATAATATTCTATTTTATAACCCTATTGATTATAAATCATATGAAAAAATATTAGATATAAGTTCAACTAGGAATATGTATCCTTATTTACATATTTTTGACTCTCAAAAAGAAAGATCTTTAATTATTCCAAATGAAGTAGAGAAAGAAAAGCATATTGGCTCAGTTAGTAGACTGGATGAAATTATTCATAGGAAAGAAGCAGGAGTAGAGGAATTAGAAAATATATTATCTGTAGTATATATAGATGAAGTAGAAAAAGTTCATAAATTAAATGAGGATATATTAAAATTAAGATTGGACTTATCGACTCATATGTTGTCCTCATTCTCAAAGGGAAATATTATGGTTGAATACTTAAATCCATTAGCTCAAAAATCCATAGGAATTTCAAATTATTTAAAGTTTAAAAAAATAAGTTGGAAGGAAGTAATTTCTTTTGGAGATGACAATAATGACATTGAAATGATAAAAGCATCCGGGTTGGGTATATGTATGAAAAATGGAAGTGATCTTTTAAAACTAAATTCTAGGTATATTTCAAGGTATACAAATAATGAAGATGGAGTTGGAAGAGAACTTGTTGAAATTTTTGGAGGAATATTATGA
- a CDS encoding peroxiredoxin — translation MSNIKDYFNEEFINKYKGHNLIVYFYPKDNTPGCTTEAIEFTEKKDDFEKLNTKIVGISKDSEKSHENFTKKHNLNLDLISDKEKVLHDKFNVIKPKKMYGKEVMGTERSTFIFDVDGKLIKEYRKVKVKGHVEEVYNFMKEFLNE, via the coding sequence ATGAGTAATATAAAAGATTATTTTAATGAAGAATTTATTAATAAATATAAGGGACATAATTTAATAGTATATTTTTATCCCAAGGATAATACACCTGGTTGTACAACAGAAGCTATTGAATTTACAGAAAAAAAAGATGATTTTGAAAAGTTAAATACTAAAATAGTAGGCATTAGTAAGGACTCTGAAAAATCCCACGAAAATTTTACAAAAAAACATAATTTGAATTTAGATTTAATTAGCGATAAAGAAAAGGTATTACATGATAAATTTAATGTAATTAAGCCGAAAAAAATGTATGGTAAAGAAGTAATGGGAACAGAAAGATCAACTTTTATATTTGATGTAGATGGAAAATTAATTAAAGAATATAGAAAAGTAAAAGTAAAAGGCCATGTTGAAGAAGTATATAATTTTATGAAGGAATTTTTAAATGAGTAA
- a CDS encoding TIGR01212 family radical SAM protein (This family includes YhcC from E. coli K-12, an uncharacterized radical SAM protein.), which yields MSKETLYLSYSEYLRNNYGEKVYKLPVKLNLTCPNRDNNISVGGCIFCNEKGGSFENLDISLTVKEQILKNKEYIGNKYNAKKFIVYFQNFSNTYMDFEKFKKIINECNMEDIVAIDISTRPDCIYDIQLEYLENFSNETNIDIIFELGLQTANYHTLKILNRGHGISEFVLACKKIKERNFKICTHVIIGLPWDNELDIIETAKLISVLDNDEVKIHSLYIPKNTKLEKMYENKEIELITLDKYVEYVVLFLRYLKKDIAIQRLVGRMPKEDSVFCNWGTSWWKIRDKIENTLEENNFRQGDLCNHLDGISII from the coding sequence ATGAGTAAAGAGACTTTATATTTATCCTATAGTGAATATTTAAGGAATAATTATGGGGAAAAAGTCTATAAATTACCAGTAAAATTAAATTTAACTTGTCCTAATAGAGATAATAATATATCTGTAGGAGGATGTATCTTTTGTAATGAAAAAGGTGGTTCCTTTGAAAATCTAGATATTTCATTAACTGTTAAAGAACAAATATTAAAAAATAAAGAGTATATAGGAAATAAATACAATGCAAAAAAGTTTATAGTTTATTTTCAAAATTTTTCAAATACCTATATGGATTTTGAAAAATTTAAAAAGATCATCAATGAATGTAATATGGAAGATATTGTGGCTATTGATATTTCAACTAGACCAGATTGTATATACGATATTCAATTGGAGTATTTAGAAAACTTTAGTAATGAAACCAATATAGATATTATATTTGAGCTTGGATTACAAACAGCTAATTACCATACATTAAAGATTTTAAATAGAGGACATGGAATAAGTGAATTTGTCTTAGCATGTAAAAAAATAAAGGAAAGAAATTTTAAAATTTGCACCCATGTGATTATTGGATTACCATGGGATAATGAATTAGATATAATAGAAACGGCGAAATTAATTTCAGTTTTAGATAACGATGAAGTTAAAATCCATTCATTGTATATACCTAAAAATACAAAACTGGAAAAGATGTATGAAAACAAAGAAATAGAGTTGATTACTTTAGATAAATATGTTGAATATGTAGTTTTATTTTTACGATATTTAAAAAAAGACATAGCTATTCAACGTTTAGTTGGACGAATGCCAAAAGAAGATAGCGTATTTTGTAACTGGGGAACTAGTTGGTGGAAGATTAGAGATAAGATAGAAAACACTCTAGAGGAGAATAATTTCAGACAAGGAGATTTATGTAATCATCTTGATGGAATTAGTATTATATAA
- a CDS encoding DUF1292 domain-containing protein has protein sequence MSENNNHDCGCGCDNHDHEFEEMETITLTLEDDSELECGVLGIFDVPTENKEYIALVNLEDEQVLLYRYIEDENDKEVFELGSIETDEEFENVSNVFQEIFVDEDIE, from the coding sequence TGGATGTGATAATCATGATCACGAATTTGAAGAAATGGAAACAATAACATTAACTTTAGAAGATGATTCTGAATTAGAATGTGGTGTATTAGGAATTTTTGATGTGCCTACTGAAAATAAAGAATATATTGCTTTGGTTAATTTAGAAGATGAACAAGTATTATTATATAGATATATTGAAGATGAAAATGATAAGGAAGTATTTGAACTTGGCAGTATAGAAACAGATGAAGAATTTGAAAATGTTTCAAATGTTTTCCAAGAGATTTTTGTTGACGAAGATATTGAATAG